In one Brevibacillus composti genomic region, the following are encoded:
- a CDS encoding SLAP domain-containing protein has product MFSFFKNLTNKENEQKLTEEELKEQIREEAQVNLAEFDEQEVIKEEAAPQETASIPVSDDAPLEVKTELSLHPDWEAQLDNEKKYTLRFLQEELPKMTLGMVSVTGFSMMPQKTGGMTVAMFFRNGSPYPVSFRKVRLAVYLDDQPFARIRIDLSDMGTIPPFSSRPWEIHFPPQSFLHDNFQFSKWKVLMQGAKSPYIWPQELELDPQMEARMTARQKDRLEMLAYTLPALKAETVEMTAFDIGKTRDGRLVIGLLFRNGRTTDYLPGELNIAVYEKKDGDLIASGVIDARSVRVRAKTSRPWLVVFPADLVKKPDADLSDWYMKITRNTKK; this is encoded by the coding sequence ATGTTTTCTTTTTTTAAAAACCTGACAAACAAAGAGAATGAACAGAAGCTGACCGAAGAAGAATTGAAAGAACAGATTCGGGAAGAAGCGCAAGTGAACCTTGCAGAGTTCGATGAGCAAGAGGTCATCAAGGAAGAGGCAGCCCCGCAAGAAACGGCTTCGATTCCGGTATCGGACGATGCTCCACTGGAAGTAAAGACAGAGCTTTCTCTGCACCCCGATTGGGAAGCGCAGTTGGATAACGAGAAAAAGTATACCCTTCGTTTTCTCCAAGAGGAACTGCCCAAGATGACGCTGGGCATGGTCAGCGTCACGGGCTTCAGCATGATGCCGCAAAAGACAGGCGGCATGACGGTTGCGATGTTTTTCCGCAACGGCTCTCCCTATCCGGTGAGCTTCCGCAAGGTTCGCCTGGCCGTCTACCTGGACGACCAGCCATTCGCCCGGATTCGCATCGACTTGAGCGACATGGGGACCATCCCTCCGTTTAGCAGCCGCCCATGGGAGATTCACTTCCCGCCGCAGAGCTTCCTGCATGACAACTTCCAGTTCAGCAAGTGGAAAGTACTGATGCAGGGCGCGAAGAGTCCGTATATCTGGCCGCAAGAGCTGGAGCTGGACCCGCAAATGGAAGCCCGTATGACAGCCCGTCAAAAGGATCGACTGGAAATGCTGGCCTATACGCTGCCGGCGCTGAAGGCGGAGACGGTGGAAATGACGGCTTTCGATATTGGCAAGACAAGGGATGGACGCCTGGTCATCGGCTTGTTGTTCCGCAATGGCCGCACGACAGACTACCTGCCGGGCGAGCTGAACATCGCCGTTTATGAAAAAAAGGATGGCGATCTGATCGCTTCCGGCGTCATTGACGCGAGATCAGTACGGGTACGGGCCAAAACAAGCCGTCCCTGGTTGGTTGTCTTTCCGGCGGATCTCGTGAAGAAGCCAGATGCCGATCTGAGCGATTGGTACATGAAGATCACCAGAAACACCAAGAAGTAG
- a CDS encoding accessory Sec system S-layer assembly protein, whose translation MFSFLKNLMGKTPTPEEIKEQLREESVLVAAESETPGAEEKGTTKAGRKQEAGSTSLSLHESWERELNASAKYALSFTAQELPPMQPGTLALSGLALVPHEAGVEVTAFVRNGLDRPLRLDKMTLVILIGEDELFARQEFDLSDLGEIPANAARPWSFVFARENFLKVDILLKNWKIAFELAQKKMVLPQQLELEESWIRALSDEQKQSLIELAQRLPALKEGEVNIQSVQLRHSEDGALHAMLLIRNGSAQSLSFEKLPLALFDASGQQVAVGLFELGGLTVRASTSKPWMFIFPKESILREDADFSRWKVAVPQGAQAE comes from the coding sequence ATGTTTTCCTTTTTAAAGAACCTGATGGGCAAAACGCCTACGCCGGAAGAGATAAAAGAACAGTTGCGTGAAGAGTCTGTCCTCGTCGCCGCGGAGAGCGAAACCCCGGGCGCGGAAGAGAAAGGAACTACGAAAGCGGGGAGGAAGCAGGAAGCCGGCAGTACGTCCCTGTCCCTGCACGAGTCTTGGGAAAGGGAGCTGAATGCCTCCGCCAAATACGCGCTGTCCTTTACCGCCCAAGAGCTGCCGCCGATGCAGCCGGGCACGCTGGCTCTGTCCGGACTCGCCCTCGTTCCCCACGAGGCAGGGGTCGAGGTAACGGCCTTTGTGCGAAATGGTCTGGATCGCCCTTTGCGTCTGGATAAAATGACACTGGTCATCCTGATTGGCGAAGACGAGTTGTTCGCCCGCCAGGAATTTGACTTGTCGGATCTGGGCGAGATTCCTGCAAACGCCGCACGTCCGTGGTCGTTTGTCTTTGCGAGAGAGAACTTCCTCAAGGTAGATATCCTGCTCAAAAACTGGAAGATCGCCTTTGAGCTCGCGCAGAAAAAGATGGTGCTGCCGCAGCAGCTGGAGCTGGAAGAATCCTGGATTCGGGCGCTTAGCGACGAGCAGAAGCAGTCGCTGATCGAGCTGGCCCAGCGCCTCCCCGCCCTCAAAGAGGGTGAGGTCAATATCCAGAGTGTGCAGCTCCGCCACTCCGAAGATGGAGCCCTGCACGCCATGCTGCTCATTCGCAATGGCTCGGCGCAGTCCCTCTCTTTTGAAAAACTGCCCCTGGCCCTCTTCGATGCAAGCGGGCAGCAGGTGGCCGTCGGTCTGTTTGAACTGGGAGGCTTGACGGTACGGGCAAGCACCAGCAAACCGTGGATGTTCATCTTTCCAAAAGAGAGCATACTACGGGAGGACGCCGATTTCTCCCGCTGGAAAGTCGCCGTTCCGCAGGGAGCGCAAGCCGAGTAG
- a CDS encoding MurR/RpiR family transcriptional regulator: MTKASTSIPQSVSVRIRAMYPQLSAKEQQIADYILSHPNEIIHLSITALSDLCECAEATIFRLCRRLNFQGYQALKIALASEVVHPLQNIHQEISPSDDAASLADKVFQADIETISDTLQLTKANADQLENVIDTLVKARRIEFYGNGGSGIIAQDGYHKFMRTGIPCMYHSDSHYQVMSASLLQPGDVVIGISHSGSNKDILEALKVAKDSGATVVAITSYGKSPLVKLADYSLFTSSRETAFRTEALSSRLAQLSLIDLLYIAVSFRRQEETVDNINKIRHSISLKRL; encoded by the coding sequence ATGACAAAAGCCAGTACCAGCATACCCCAGAGTGTTTCCGTCCGGATTCGCGCGATGTACCCCCAATTGAGCGCGAAGGAACAGCAAATAGCCGATTACATCTTGAGCCACCCCAACGAGATTATCCATTTGTCCATCACGGCGCTCTCCGACCTGTGCGAATGTGCGGAAGCCACGATTTTTCGCCTCTGCCGCAGGCTCAATTTTCAGGGCTACCAGGCGCTGAAGATTGCGTTGGCCAGCGAGGTGGTCCATCCCTTGCAGAACATCCATCAGGAAATCTCGCCATCGGATGATGCGGCTTCTCTGGCGGACAAGGTCTTTCAGGCGGATATCGAGACGATCAGCGATACCCTCCAATTGACCAAGGCGAACGCGGACCAGCTGGAAAACGTCATCGATACGCTGGTCAAAGCCCGCCGTATCGAATTTTACGGGAATGGCGGTTCCGGGATCATCGCCCAGGATGGCTACCATAAATTCATGCGGACGGGAATCCCCTGCATGTACCACTCGGACTCGCATTATCAGGTGATGTCCGCCTCCTTGCTGCAGCCGGGCGATGTGGTGATCGGGATCTCCCACTCCGGCTCGAACAAGGATATTCTGGAGGCCCTGAAAGTGGCCAAGGACTCGGGCGCGACGGTCGTCGCCATCACGAGCTACGGGAAATCGCCGCTCGTGAAATTGGCGGACTACAGCCTCTTCACTTCTTCCCGCGAGACGGCGTTTCGGACAGAGGCGTTGTCCTCCCGCCTGGCTCAGCTCAGCCTGATCGATCTCTTGTATATCGCGGTCTCGTTCCGCAGGCAAGAGGAGACGGTGGACAACATCAACAAGATACGCCACTCCATCTCATTAAAAAGACTGTAG
- a CDS encoding copper amine oxidase N-terminal domain-containing protein, which yields MKKLFSTSMILALLAVSPLAGVHAADQVKVDGKIKAELRDSDDDDKDDEDDDEKEKQEKEKEKEKEKAEKEKEKAEKEAEKEKEKAEKEQEKAKEEAEKAKEKAEKEAEKAKEEAEKQAEKAKKEAEKAAEKAKEELEDAQEELEDAQEELEELQKELEEALKEAAEEAKKTGEEINKKAAVQEAVKVKKELIELRQQLKKNPEVTEELKTKYEELTAQLESISALKQALEVQKELLDQFYKPGDKQNFEKLGELYQKAGETGLKAFVNGKEVVMDVAPFRENGRALVPVRALSASLKAEVTWKAETRIVEVVRGDQKIVLYLDSGEAEVNGQKVTLETKPVIKNGRVFLPLRFIGETLKAKVDYQEKGEIIIIEDQQPADSTDTGTGTETSAGTETGTGTETSAGTETSTGTETSTGTETSAGTETSAGTETGAGVEAGTRTGTEAGTQTGTGTGTEGASGTQTEAPAAGEQESTGQTA from the coding sequence ATGAAAAAACTGTTTTCAACAAGCATGATCCTTGCCCTCTTGGCTGTATCCCCGCTGGCAGGTGTTCACGCAGCCGACCAGGTCAAAGTGGACGGAAAGATCAAGGCAGAGCTGCGTGACAGCGATGACGACGATAAAGACGACGAAGACGACGACGAAAAAGAAAAACAAGAGAAGGAAAAAGAGAAAGAAAAGGAAAAGGCTGAGAAGGAAAAGGAAAAAGCCGAAAAAGAAGCTGAAAAAGAGAAGGAAAAAGCCGAAAAGGAACAGGAAAAAGCCAAAGAAGAGGCTGAGAAAGCAAAGGAAAAGGCCGAAAAGGAAGCAGAAAAGGCTAAGGAAGAGGCAGAGAAACAGGCGGAGAAGGCAAAGAAAGAGGCAGAGAAGGCCGCAGAGAAGGCCAAAGAGGAACTGGAGGATGCTCAGGAAGAGCTGGAGGATGCTCAGGAAGAACTGGAAGAACTCCAGAAAGAGCTGGAGGAGGCTCTAAAGGAAGCGGCAGAGGAAGCGAAAAAGACAGGCGAGGAAATCAATAAAAAGGCAGCTGTCCAAGAAGCGGTCAAAGTGAAAAAAGAACTGATCGAGCTTCGTCAGCAGTTGAAAAAAAACCCGGAGGTAACCGAAGAGCTGAAAACCAAATATGAAGAGCTAACCGCTCAACTGGAATCCATCTCCGCACTGAAGCAGGCACTCGAGGTGCAAAAGGAGCTGCTCGACCAGTTCTACAAGCCGGGCGACAAGCAAAACTTCGAAAAGCTGGGCGAACTGTACCAAAAGGCAGGAGAGACCGGTTTGAAAGCCTTTGTCAACGGCAAGGAAGTCGTCATGGATGTGGCGCCGTTCCGCGAAAATGGACGTGCCCTGGTCCCTGTGCGCGCTCTGAGTGCCTCTCTCAAGGCTGAAGTCACCTGGAAAGCGGAGACGCGCATCGTAGAAGTCGTTCGCGGTGACCAAAAGATCGTTCTGTACCTCGACTCCGGGGAAGCGGAAGTCAATGGACAGAAAGTGACCCTGGAAACCAAGCCGGTGATTAAAAACGGACGTGTCTTCCTGCCGCTGCGCTTTATCGGGGAGACGCTGAAGGCGAAAGTGGACTACCAGGAGAAGGGCGAGATCATTATCATCGAGGACCAGCAGCCGGCTGACTCGACGGACACAGGCACGGGCACAGAAACAAGCGCCGGTACAGAAACAGGCACGGGCACAGAAACAAGCGCCGGTACAGAAACAAGCACGGGCACGGAAACAAGCACGGGTACAGAAACCAGTGCCGGCACGGAAACCAGTGCGGGTACGGAAACAGGTGCCGGCGTTGAGGCGGGCACCCGAACAGGCACGGAAGCCGGAACGCAAACCGGTACGGGCACCGGAACAGAAGGCGCCTCTGGCACGCAGACAGAAGCGCCAGCCGCTGGAGAGCAGGAAAGCACCGGACAGACTGCTTAG
- the istA gene encoding IS21 family transposase, protein MLAMAEVNYIRHETNTKGRSYSSVARQMNMDRRTIKKYSEMEDFNQEVKSVQTRKANVMDPVKPIVDQWLLEDMGKKKKFRRTAKRIYTLLVSEHGFQGSDRTIRAYVAKRKAALLDESNDTALPLEAKAGTAQVDFGEAPFKHRGKEVILPFLVLSFPYSNSFLFQVFPSQNRECFLQGLTNMFAFLEGVPHTIRFDNLSPAVKKVLPNGERQVTEEFARFVAHYGFQYEFCNPGSGNEKGHVEAMVKYIRNNYLLPEIHYEDLSVLNEKTLNWSLGDRKRCHYEKDTLIAELYLEDKERFLPLPGKAYECVRFEQVKADKISFDTISLLNEENEVIVRHPRLYGETKKSMDWQPYLTLMAKRPTALKYSSFYDQLPEEWKAFFGECTVEEKRNALQLLSVILKEQDFDISLQALRIASEHGHPTTESIKHVYYQLVNGRGIRETLSLPPSVPSTRNSSRGLSHYDRLMIMPGGEQR, encoded by the coding sequence ATGTTAGCAATGGCTGAAGTCAATTATATCAGACATGAAACAAACACAAAAGGTCGCTCCTACTCTTCTGTTGCAAGACAGATGAATATGGATCGCAGGACAATCAAGAAGTATTCGGAGATGGAGGATTTCAATCAGGAGGTGAAGTCTGTACAGACAAGGAAAGCCAATGTAATGGATCCGGTTAAACCAATCGTTGATCAATGGCTACTTGAAGATATGGGGAAGAAAAAGAAGTTCAGAAGAACCGCAAAGCGAATCTATACTCTTCTCGTTTCGGAACATGGATTCCAAGGCTCTGACCGTACGATTCGTGCCTATGTGGCGAAAAGGAAAGCCGCCTTATTGGACGAGAGCAATGACACTGCCTTACCGTTAGAGGCGAAGGCCGGCACAGCACAGGTAGATTTTGGGGAAGCTCCTTTTAAGCACAGGGGAAAAGAGGTCATCTTGCCCTTCCTCGTCCTCTCATTCCCTTACAGCAATTCATTCCTGTTTCAAGTGTTCCCTTCCCAAAACCGGGAGTGTTTTCTACAAGGACTGACGAACATGTTCGCCTTTCTAGAAGGCGTGCCGCATACGATCCGTTTCGATAACCTGTCACCTGCGGTGAAGAAAGTGCTGCCAAACGGGGAACGGCAAGTAACAGAGGAATTCGCTCGTTTTGTTGCCCATTATGGCTTCCAATATGAATTCTGCAATCCGGGAAGCGGAAACGAGAAAGGGCACGTGGAAGCGATGGTCAAATACATACGAAACAACTATCTGTTGCCGGAAATCCACTATGAAGACCTGTCGGTCTTGAATGAGAAGACCCTGAATTGGAGCCTGGGGGATCGGAAACGTTGCCACTATGAAAAGGATACCCTGATTGCCGAACTATATTTGGAAGACAAGGAGCGCTTCCTCCCACTGCCCGGTAAAGCGTACGAATGCGTTCGGTTCGAGCAGGTCAAAGCGGATAAGATCTCATTTGATACGATCTCGCTTCTGAACGAGGAAAATGAAGTGATCGTACGCCACCCCAGATTATATGGGGAGACAAAGAAGTCGATGGACTGGCAACCTTATCTGACCTTGATGGCAAAGAGGCCAACCGCTTTGAAATACAGCTCATTCTACGATCAATTGCCGGAGGAATGGAAAGCCTTTTTCGGTGAATGTACAGTCGAGGAGAAACGGAATGCTCTCCAACTTTTATCCGTCATATTAAAGGAACAGGATTTCGACATATCTCTACAAGCCCTACGGATTGCATCCGAACATGGACATCCTACCACGGAATCCATCAAGCACGTCTATTATCAGCTTGTGAATGGACGAGGCATTCGAGAAACACTGTCGCTTCCGCCTTCAGTGCCATCAACTAGAAATTCAAGCAGAGGCCTCTCTCATTATGATCGGTTGATGATTATGCCAGGAGGTGAGCAGCGGTGA
- a CDS encoding tyrosine-type recombinase/integrase has protein sequence MDVIQQFEEYLVENGIAPKTIESYVGDVRAFCAFLREMGVDQPTDLKRFYVSSYKSRLTDSKYAVATINKKINSLQAFNLFLIERKLTTEQVVTLRKDRIKVAAGSEGEVEVFSEQEVNQLLFFVQDRTKVTLRNHLIVWLLLYTGVRVSELCGIRLGDIDYLTNTLRVTGKGGKYREIPLRPDLVDLIKEYVRTERQQSKHRESPFLLVSQRAEKMHKDAVNTMLEGLEKRLGFRIYPHKFRHTFCTRLLQKNVPLTTVSKLAGHAHIQTTAHFYINTSKEEKERAVNLL, from the coding sequence TTGGACGTGATTCAGCAGTTCGAAGAGTACCTAGTGGAGAACGGGATCGCGCCGAAAACGATCGAATCCTACGTGGGCGACGTCAGGGCGTTTTGTGCGTTCCTAAGAGAAATGGGAGTGGATCAGCCGACCGATCTCAAGCGCTTCTACGTCTCCAGCTACAAGAGCAGGCTTACGGACAGCAAGTACGCGGTGGCTACCATCAACAAGAAGATCAACTCCTTGCAGGCGTTCAACCTCTTCCTGATCGAGCGCAAGCTGACGACTGAGCAAGTCGTCACGCTGCGCAAAGACAGGATCAAGGTGGCAGCCGGAAGCGAGGGAGAAGTCGAGGTGTTCAGCGAGCAGGAAGTCAATCAGCTTCTGTTTTTCGTCCAGGACAGGACGAAGGTCACTTTGCGGAACCATCTCATCGTTTGGCTGCTTTTGTACACGGGCGTTCGGGTGAGCGAACTGTGCGGCATCCGGCTCGGTGACATCGACTACCTAACCAACACGCTGAGAGTGACGGGCAAAGGAGGGAAGTACCGAGAAATTCCGCTTCGCCCCGATCTGGTTGATCTCATCAAGGAGTACGTCAGGACGGAACGGCAGCAGAGCAAGCATCGGGAGAGCCCGTTTCTTCTCGTCAGCCAGCGAGCGGAGAAGATGCACAAAGACGCGGTGAACACGATGCTGGAGGGCTTGGAAAAGCGCCTTGGCTTCCGCATCTACCCTCACAAGTTCCGGCACACCTTCTGCACGAGGCTGCTTCAGAAAAACGTCCCGCTGACGACGGTGAGCAAACTGGCCGGACACGCGCACATTCAGACGACCGCTCACTTCTACATCAACACGAGCAAAGAAGAAAAGGAACGTGCGGTGAATCTGCTTTAG
- a CDS encoding Rpn family recombination-promoting nuclease/putative transposase, producing the protein MTRRMDLKVDYAFKLLFGTQENEPILRAMLNALLKLPKDDRIASLTILNSELLREYETDKQSVLDIYARTEKDEYINIEIQLADKYDMKKRTLYYWSRIYSSQLKKGSISYGEMKKTITINILDFDLLQETDRYHSTFRLYEDEEKFLLTDVLEVHFVEMPKLLRLWEQQAVNLEENEKERWLLILEADDREDIRRELEAIAMKDPVMKKAFDQWEDLSRDEKTWIEYETRKKAIHDELSAAREAEIRQQRAREEGLAEGRTEGERQKATEVAKNLLAMDMTVEVVAKATGLSLEEIEKLKKQLH; encoded by the coding sequence GTGACGAGACGCATGGATTTGAAGGTGGACTACGCGTTCAAGCTGCTGTTCGGCACGCAGGAAAACGAACCGATCCTGCGAGCGATGCTCAACGCGCTTCTGAAGCTGCCCAAGGACGACCGGATTGCATCCCTTACCATTCTCAACTCGGAATTGTTGCGGGAGTATGAGACGGACAAACAATCCGTTTTGGACATCTACGCCCGGACGGAAAAGGATGAGTACATCAACATCGAGATTCAGCTGGCCGACAAGTACGACATGAAGAAGCGGACGCTCTACTACTGGTCGCGCATCTACTCCTCGCAACTGAAAAAGGGCAGTATATCCTACGGCGAGATGAAAAAGACCATTACCATCAATATCCTGGACTTTGACCTGCTGCAGGAAACGGATCGGTACCACTCCACGTTCCGTCTGTACGAGGACGAGGAGAAGTTTTTGTTGACAGACGTGCTGGAAGTTCATTTCGTGGAGATGCCGAAGCTGCTGAGACTGTGGGAGCAGCAAGCCGTCAACCTCGAAGAGAACGAAAAAGAGAGATGGCTGCTGATTCTGGAGGCAGACGATCGTGAAGACATTCGCAGAGAATTGGAGGCGATTGCGATGAAAGATCCGGTGATGAAAAAGGCGTTTGACCAGTGGGAAGATTTGAGCCGAGACGAGAAAACATGGATTGAGTACGAGACGAGGAAAAAGGCGATTCACGACGAACTGTCCGCTGCGAGGGAGGCTGAGATTCGGCAGCAACGTGCCAGAGAAGAGGGCTTGGCGGAAGGTCGAACGGAAGGCGAGCGGCAAAAGGCAACGGAAGTTGCCAAAAATCTGCTAGCGATGGACATGACTGTTGAAGTGGTTGCAAAAGCAACGGGTTTGTCACTTGAGGAAATCGAAAAACTGAAAAAGCAGCTTCACTGA
- the tnpB gene encoding IS66 family insertion sequence element accessory protein TnpB (TnpB, as the term is used for proteins encoded by IS66 family insertion elements, is considered an accessory protein, since TnpC, encoded by a neighboring gene, is a DDE family transposase.), producing MYLACGSTDMRKSIDGLAALIKNGFDLDPFSPALFVFCNRQRDKLKILYGEHNGFWLYYRRRERGTFRWPTDENAAPLNITRRQLRWLHE from the coding sequence TTGTACCTCGCCTGCGGCAGCACGGATATGCGCAAGTCCATTGACGGGCTCGCTGCTCTGATCAAGAATGGATTTGATCTCGATCCATTTTCCCCTGCCCTGTTTGTCTTTTGCAATCGGCAACGAGACAAACTGAAAATCCTGTATGGGGAGCATAACGGATTCTGGCTCTACTACCGTCGGCGGGAGCGTGGAACGTTCCGGTGGCCGACAGATGAAAATGCTGCGCCGCTCAACATTACCCGCCGCCAGTTGCGATGGCTGCACGAATGA
- the tnpA gene encoding IS66 family insertion sequence element accessory protein TnpA, which yields MTQAELREVWSTRINDYRASGERVATWCERHQVTPRQLWYWMRKLKGEDEQK from the coding sequence ATGACGCAAGCGGAGCTTCGAGAGGTATGGAGCACCCGAATCAATGACTACCGGGCTAGTGGAGAGCGCGTCGCGACCTGGTGCGAACGTCATCAGGTTACGCCTCGCCAGCTTTGGTATTGGATGCGGAAATTGAAAGGGGAAGATGAGCAAAAATAA
- a CDS encoding Ig-like domain-containing protein, whose product MTLSAINATQIQVVFNKAVDKSTAEDESNYELNGTAVTASGLFGGAGTTATLQADGKTVIIEAGTTALKKNVSFTLTVKNVQDTNYQEVEEFSKVITGADTTAPAIDAVEAAAGANGTQSVTVKFNEPVHLGLGSAVYSIDGVAAAGAINGSDNSKVDLTTTQVLEAGKTYTVVVSGISDGENQATVLTKTFTVAGDVDAPAVVEVKQKYNSIAVKFDKEISATALAALTAGATDDFSVVKMGDATQYATAIGLDPEDASGKTVLVDLSVPGVYGNSSSTSVSFTLKNVEDVNGNKMADYTASVNLVKDEVKPTLVSSKLNTSNNQEIILEFSEPVTDPNMVANLQIISKKYASDVSATYIGGAGAGADVLVKADGTPTVLTQSKFVKVTLTAPLAEGSYEITIPANATADVVGNVQNTAQKFTVNVSASADTDKPTVASVTAAVSAANKNEIVVTFSEKVTLADATNLNNYLLNGAALPAGTIILNTTATPANQTEFTIILPRDAVSADTTTATLTITGVKDAAGNVMNQHLEPGIALDDTKQPTLVSAKATAKDTLVITFSEDVNVADQAGNDVVITDGTNTVNIDLGAVTVTDVNKVVTITDASIDMTDIDFSKAELSIVADAFEDENNNTNGIAAVSKAKVEDKFAQAFDAIALTDQGATGNGASLGIELDDTSINRASDKLSKVYIYISKSTGAGDDLATVKDVEDSGLNPVITITASNVSQYIGGAKVLPATVTKLSDGSSIATVFNGGNEGDAVDIYVITEDVYGNKAILVDTEFDADIIDISN is encoded by the coding sequence GTGACGTTAAGTGCTATTAACGCGACTCAAATTCAAGTTGTATTTAACAAAGCAGTTGATAAGAGCACAGCTGAAGATGAAAGCAACTATGAACTGAATGGAACAGCTGTTACTGCATCTGGACTCTTTGGTGGGGCTGGTACGACTGCTACTTTGCAAGCAGACGGAAAAACTGTAATCATCGAAGCAGGAACAACTGCACTCAAGAAAAACGTATCCTTCACTCTGACTGTAAAAAATGTTCAGGATACTAATTACCAAGAAGTAGAAGAGTTTAGCAAAGTGATTACAGGTGCCGACACTACAGCACCAGCAATCGATGCGGTTGAAGCAGCTGCTGGTGCCAATGGCACGCAATCTGTAACTGTAAAATTCAATGAACCCGTACACCTTGGACTGGGTAGCGCAGTTTACTCCATTGATGGTGTAGCAGCTGCCGGTGCTATCAACGGAAGTGACAACAGCAAGGTTGATCTTACAACTACACAAGTACTTGAAGCTGGAAAAACTTATACTGTAGTTGTGTCAGGTATTAGCGATGGAGAAAACCAAGCAACTGTTCTCACTAAGACTTTCACAGTAGCAGGCGATGTTGATGCACCAGCTGTAGTAGAAGTAAAGCAAAAGTACAACTCTATTGCAGTTAAGTTCGACAAAGAAATTTCCGCTACTGCACTCGCCGCTTTGACTGCTGGTGCAACTGATGACTTCTCTGTTGTGAAAATGGGAGATGCTACTCAGTACGCTACTGCAATTGGCCTTGATCCAGAGGATGCATCCGGAAAAACTGTACTGGTAGATTTGAGTGTACCAGGTGTTTACGGTAACTCTTCCTCTACATCAGTAAGCTTTACTCTGAAAAATGTTGAGGATGTTAATGGAAACAAAATGGCTGACTATACAGCCTCTGTAAATCTGGTTAAAGATGAAGTTAAACCAACCTTGGTTTCTTCTAAACTCAACACTTCCAACAATCAAGAAATTATTCTTGAGTTTAGTGAACCAGTAACAGATCCAAATATGGTGGCAAACCTGCAAATCATCAGCAAAAAATATGCATCTGATGTAAGTGCAACTTATATTGGAGGCGCTGGTGCTGGAGCCGACGTATTGGTTAAAGCTGACGGAACTCCAACTGTTCTTACGCAATCCAAATTTGTAAAAGTAACACTGACTGCACCTTTGGCAGAAGGTTCTTATGAAATTACAATCCCTGCTAATGCGACTGCTGACGTAGTGGGTAACGTTCAAAACACCGCTCAGAAGTTTACAGTTAATGTTTCTGCATCTGCAGATACTGATAAACCTACCGTAGCGAGTGTAACAGCTGCCGTAAGTGCTGCTAACAAAAACGAAATTGTGGTAACCTTTAGTGAAAAGGTAACTTTGGCGGATGCAACAAATCTTAACAATTATTTGTTGAATGGTGCTGCATTGCCTGCAGGAACAATCATCTTGAATACAACTGCTACACCTGCAAATCAAACCGAATTCACTATTATCCTGCCACGTGACGCAGTTTCCGCTGACACTACTACTGCTACTCTGACTATCACTGGCGTGAAAGATGCTGCTGGAAACGTAATGAATCAACATCTGGAACCTGGTATTGCTCTTGACGATACCAAGCAACCAACACTGGTAAGTGCTAAGGCAACTGCAAAGGATACTTTGGTAATTACATTCAGTGAAGATGTTAATGTTGCTGACCAAGCTGGAAATGATGTTGTAATCACGGATGGTACTAACACTGTGAATATCGACCTTGGCGCGGTAACAGTAACAGATGTTAACAAGGTAGTTACAATCACAGATGCTTCAATTGACATGACAGATATTGACTTCAGCAAAGCTGAACTGTCGATCGTTGCAGATGCATTCGAAGATGAGAACAACAATACAAATGGAATTGCTGCTGTTAGCAAAGCAAAAGTTGAAGACAAATTTGCTCAAGCCTTCGATGCAATTGCTTTGACAGACCAAGGTGCTACAGGTAACGGTGCATCCTTGGGTATTGAACTGGATGATACTTCTATCAACCGTGCAAGTGATAAGCTCTCCAAAGTTTACATCTACATTTCCAAGTCCACAGGGGCTGGAGACGACCTGGCTACGGTTAAGGATGTAGAAGACTCCGGTCTGAATCCTGTAATTACTATCACGGCGAGCAACGTATCGCAATACATTGGTGGGGCGAAAGTATTGCCAGCAACCGTAACCAAATTGTCGGACGGAAGTAGCATTGCCACAGTATTCAACGGCGGAAATGAAGGCGATGCAGTTGACATCTACGTTATCACTGAAGACGTTTACGGCAATAAAGCGATTCTGGTGGATACAGAATTCGATGCTGATATAATTGATATCAGCAACTAA